The following nucleotide sequence is from Mangifera indica cultivar Alphonso chromosome 1, CATAS_Mindica_2.1, whole genome shotgun sequence.
tttgaataaaagaaataatttatggACTAAAAAAAAGTGTGATTAGatcaaaacttaggtgggacAATGTGATTCACTCTTTTCAAATATCCGCACAATAAATTCActccttttcatttttaatgGTATCATTATCTATCATCTTAAAAAGAGAGGAAGGGGGTAGATACAAAAGGGTACGATACGAGCCAGGCCATCAGCTAGTCAAATTGATCGCAATGAATGAACCGACACCTGTGATGAGATAATATTTGGACCCTCACAATTAAGCTACCGCTGaataataatgtgtttataTGGTAAATTACCTTTCTACACTTCCTATAATAAATGAAACATGTAACGTTCAATTCATTTATTGGCATTCAAGTTTATCCTTTTGTACTTGGTACGCCGAAGCTGAAGGTACTTCAATTTTCCAAAGAACTTGAAATTTTGGATTCGTATGGTGGGATTGGGTTCAAAATGTGAACAAATTCAGCTGGCTTAGTTATGGTGCAGAGATTGTTGACTGAATTTTAATCCAttgctatattttttatatctgaTAAATATGAAGCAGTTAAGTCATTGGGATCACATACAATTCTTAAAGATTTATCTCGATATTTACAAAGTCTACCTGATGGCTAGACCGGTAAAACACTCCCAATCCCAAGCCACTGCTTTCAGAGAGATGGTGgtgaataaatataatacaGAAAATGAATGGAAATGGTTTATAAAAGTCAATCTTTCAGATGACTGCAACTTTCCAACTTCATCTACGTGTCTTGTAGTAGCAAAGATGCTATTCGCAGCACATTGTCTTGTTTCTTAAATGTTCCTGACAGAGCATTTAAGCAGTTTCTTCGCAAAACCTTAATTTGTATCGTACTGCAGTGCAGATTTTGTCATCAACAAGTTTTCTTTCTGGTGAGCTGTGTCTTGCGTTCCTCCGcacttcatttatttttttattttaatgactTCCATTCACATGGCATCTCATCCCTCATCATGTCActtactcttttttctttctctctctttgttcTTTGACAGGAGAGATGTGGTTTCGGTTTGAGGAGTCATGAGCTCTTCCAGTGTTAGTTTTAGTTTCCATTTATGGTGCAGAGTTCTTTTTGTTCTTGTAGTTACATTTTCTGTTGTTTATAAATCTTTTGGGGTAAACCCGGATAGTGTTCTCTTGCTTTCTTTTAAGTACTCGGTTTTCAGTGACTCTCTTAATGTTCTGGAGAGCTGGAGCTTCAACGATGAATCTCCATGTTCCTGGAATGGAGTTACATGTGCATCTCCAGGAACGGGATACTCCTCCTCTCGTGTGATAAGCTTGTCCCTTCCAAATTCTCAGCTTCAAGGTTACATTCCAGCGGATTTGGGCTTGATAGAATACCTGGAAAATCTTGATCTATCTAACAATTCTTTAAATGGGTCTCTTCCTTTCTCGCTTTTCAATGCTACCCAGCTTCGCTTCCTGGATTTGTCAAGTAACTTGATCTCCGGTGAGTTACCGGAGTTTATGGGAGGGCCATACAATCTTCAATTTCTTAACCTTTCTGATAATGCCATGGCGGGAAAGCTGCCTACCAGTCTCACTACTTTGCAAAATCTAACTGTTGTTTCTTTGAGGAATAATTACTTCTCTGATAGTCTACCAGGTGGATTCAACTATGTTCAAGTTCTAGATCTGTCTTCAAACCGATTCAATGGATCTTTGCCTCCTGATTTTGGAGGCAACAATCTTCGTTATATGAATCTCTCTTGCAATAACATTTCAGGAGAAATTCCACCAGGATTGTCAGAGAAAATTCCAGGTAATGCGACAATTGATCTTTCGTTCAACAATCTTACAGGAAAGATACCGGAAACCAGTGTTTTTTTGAACCAAGAAAGGAGTTCATTTTCTGGAAATTCCGATCTGTGTGGTGAACCAACTAATAATCCCTGTCCAATCCCTTCTTCACAATCTTCTCTTCCCAATGGCTCTGCGCCTACTTCTCCTCCTGCAATTGCAGCAATGCCCAAAACCATTGACTCAAACCACCGCTCCGTCCCCGCTGGGCCTGGCCAAGGCTCAAAAGGACTCCGGCCAGGAACCATAATAGGCATTGTCTTTGGAGATGTTGCAGGAATTATAATCCTTGCAGTGGCCTTCTTCTATGTGTACCGCGTAATAAACAAGAAGAACGTCGAGTCTACACTGAAGAAAGAAACGAGTGCAGCTAAAGATACGTTGTCATtgtcttcatcctcatcctcagaGTCAAAAGGGTTCACAAGATGGTCATGTTTACCCAACGGAGGAAACGACGGCGAGGAAGATTCAGACACCTCAGTTTCCGATACAGAGGAGCCCCAAAGTGGGCGAAAAAGTCTGGACAATCAACGGCAACAACTGCATGATCATAACAAGAAAGGGAAACTGGTAACCCTTGATGGAGACaaagagctcgagctcgagACTTTACTCAAAGCTTCAGCTTATATACTTGGAGCTTCTGGTTCCGGTATAATGTACAAGACAGTTCTTGAAGACGGGACAACATTTGCGGTTCGCAGAATTGGTGAGAGCAGTGTTGACCGGTTCAGGGATTTTGAGACCCAGGTCCGAGTCATCGCCAAACTGGTGCACCCCAATCTGGTTCGTATACGTGGCTTCTACTGGGGAGTTGATGAGAAGCTGATTATTTATGATTATGCCCAAAATGGCAGCCTTGCCAACGCTCGTTACAGTaagtattttcttttaatttgttttttactcCTTTTGGTCATGTGTGCgcaaattaaaagataaatagtGGTATTTGCTAATGTGAGCTGCGACTTAGATTTGACGGTGTAGTTGGTGCAACTGAAACCTTGTTTTTATTGCGTGACGAAGTCAACTGTCTGGGGCGTTTCGCTATCGTTGCCGTGACGGCGTTTGATAGCGATATACGCACGCCATGGTTATATAACAAACACATAACTAATCACTTCAATtcgataataataattttaaatgtatatattttttatgatataattatatatataaataatatattattataaaattaaatatttttgataaatataaattaatattcaactatatgataaaagttttttttgattttttgattttttgctAAATTATACTTA
It contains:
- the LOC123212422 gene encoding probable LRR receptor-like serine/threonine-protein kinase At4g37250, with amino-acid sequence MSSSSVSFSFHLWCRVLFVLVVTFSVVYKSFGVNPDSVLLLSFKYSVFSDSLNVLESWSFNDESPCSWNGVTCASPGTGYSSSRVISLSLPNSQLQGYIPADLGLIEYLENLDLSNNSLNGSLPFSLFNATQLRFLDLSSNLISGELPEFMGGPYNLQFLNLSDNAMAGKLPTSLTTLQNLTVVSLRNNYFSDSLPGGFNYVQVLDLSSNRFNGSLPPDFGGNNLRYMNLSCNNISGEIPPGLSEKIPGNATIDLSFNNLTGKIPETSVFLNQERSSFSGNSDLCGEPTNNPCPIPSSQSSLPNGSAPTSPPAIAAMPKTIDSNHRSVPAGPGQGSKGLRPGTIIGIVFGDVAGIIILAVAFFYVYRVINKKNVESTLKKETSAAKDTLSLSSSSSSESKGFTRWSCLPNGGNDGEEDSDTSVSDTEEPQSGRKSLDNQRQQLHDHNKKGKLVTLDGDKELELETLLKASAYILGASGSGIMYKTVLEDGTTFAVRRIGESSVDRFRDFETQVRVIAKLVHPNLVRIRGFYWGVDEKLIIYDYAQNGSLANARYRKVGSSPCHLPWEARLKIAKGVARGLAFLHEKKHVHGNLKPANILLCGDMEPKIGNFGLERLVTGDTSYKAGGSARIFGSKRSMASRDSFQDLGPGPSPSPSSLGGISPYHAPESLRSLKPNPKWDVYSFGVILLELLTGKVIIVDELGQGNGLVAEDKNRALRLADMAIRVDLEGKEEALLCCFKLGYNCASPIPQKRPSMKEALQVLDKFPSSSSSSHLLYFSGH